The Catharus ustulatus isolate bCatUst1 chromosome 15, bCatUst1.pri.v2, whole genome shotgun sequence genome has a window encoding:
- the CPLX2 gene encoding complexin-2 encodes MDFVMKQALGGATKDMGKMLGGEEEKDPDAQKKEEERQEALRQQEEERKAKHARMEAEREKVRQQIRDKYGLKKKEEKEAEEKAALEQPCEGSLTRPKKAIPAGCGDEEEEEEESILDTVLKYLPGPLQDMFKK; translated from the exons ATGGACTTCGTCATGAAGCAAGCGCTGGGCG GGGCCACCAAGGACATGGGGAAGATGCTGGGGGGCGAGGAGGAGAAGGACCCCGACGCgcagaagaaggaggaggagaggcaggaggccCTGCgccagcaggaggaggagcggAAAGCCAAGCACGCCCGCATGGAAGCGGAGCGGGAGAAAGTCCGGCAGCAGATCCGTGACAAG TACGGGctgaagaagaaggaggagaaggaagcagaggagaaagctgctctggagcagccgTGTGAGGGCAGCCTGACGCGCCCCAAGAAGGCGATCCCAGCGGGCTGtggggatgaggaagaggaggaggaggagagcatcCTGGACACCGTCCTCAAGTACCTGCCCGGCCCGCTGCAGGATATGTTCAAGAAGTAA
- the THOC3 gene encoding THO complex subunit 3, with protein sequence MAVSPYVQAMQELFRANTRSREFPAHGAKVHSVAWSCCGRRLASGSFDKTASVFLLEKDRLVKENNYRGHGDSVDQLCWHPSNPDLFVTASGDKTIRIWDVRTTKCIATVNTKGENINICWSPDGQTIAVGNKDDVVTFIDAKTHRSKAEEQFKFEVNEISWNNDNNMFFLTNGNGCINILSYPELKPIQSINAHPSNCICIKFDPMGKYFATGSADALVSLWDVDELVCVRCFSRLDWPVRTLSFSHDGKMLASASEDHFIDIAEVETGEKLWEVQCESPTFTVAWHPKRPLLAFACDDKDGKYDSSREAGTVKLFGLPNDS encoded by the exons ATGGCGGTGTCGCCCTACGTGCAGGCCATGCAGGAGCTGTTCCGCGCCAACACGCGGAGCCGCGAGTTCCCGGCGCACGGCGCCAAGGTGCACTCGgtagcctggagctgctgcggCCGCCGCCTCGCCTCCGGTTCCTTCGACAAGACCGCCAGCGTGTTCCTGCTGGAGAAGGACCGGCTG GTGAAGGAGAACAACTACCGGGGCCACGGGGACAGCGTGgatcagctctgctggcacccCAGCAACCCTGACCTCTTCGTCACAGCGTCAGGGGACAAAACCATCCGCATCTGGGACGTCCGCACTACCAAGTGCATTGCCACTGTCAACACCAAAG GTGAGAACATCAACATCTGCTGGAGCCCTGATGGACAGACCATTGCTGTGGGGAACAAGGACGACGTGGTCACCTTCATTGATGCCAAGACTCATCGCTCCAAAGCTGAGGAACAGTTCAAGTTTGAGGTGAACGAGATCTCGTGGAACAACGATAACAACATGTTCTTCCTCACCAATGGGAATGGCTGCATCAACATCCTCAG CTACCCAGAACTGAAACCCATCCAGTCCATCAACGCCCATCCTTCCAACTGCATCTGCATCAAGTTTGATCCCATGGGGAAGTACTTTGCCACAGGCAGTGCTGATGCATTGGTCAGCCTCTGGGATGTGGATGAGCTGGTGTGTGTGAGGTGCTTCTCCAG GCTCGACTGGCCCGTGCGGACGCTGAGCTTTAGCCACGATGGGAAGATGCTGGCCTCAGCATCAGAAGATCACTTCATTGACATTGCCGAGGTGGAGACAG GAGAGAAGCTCTGGGAGGTGCAGTGTGAGTCCCCCACCTTCACAGTGGCCTGGCACCCGAAGAGGCCACTGCTGGCCTTTGCCTGTGACGACAAAGATGGCAAATAcgacagcagcagggaggctggCACTGTCAAGCTTTTTGGGCTCCCCAACGACTCCTGA